Proteins from one Streptomyces sp. NBC_00289 genomic window:
- the galE gene encoding UDP-glucose 4-epimerase GalE, with the protein MTWLITGGAGYIGAHVVEAMTEAGEPTVVYDDLSTGIAERVPDGVPLVTGSTLDAGLLRRTLAGHKITGVVHLAAKKQVGESVELPLHYYRENVEGLRVLLEAVTAAGVPTFVFSSSAAVYGMPDVDLVTEETPCEPMSPYGETKLAGEWLVRATGRATGLSTACLRYFNVAGAARPELADVGVFNLIPMVFERLTDNAPPRIFGDDYATPDGTCVRDYIHVVDLAEAHVAAARALRADPGRDLTLNIGRGEGVSVREMIDSVNALTGYDRHPTVTPRRPGDPARVVASADRAATELGWKAKHDVQDMITSAWEGWVRRHPGAARH; encoded by the coding sequence ATGACCTGGCTGATCACCGGCGGCGCCGGCTACATCGGGGCGCACGTCGTGGAGGCGATGACCGAGGCGGGCGAGCCGACGGTCGTCTACGACGACCTGTCCACGGGTATCGCCGAGCGCGTGCCCGACGGAGTACCGCTGGTGACGGGCTCGACGCTGGACGCCGGTCTGCTGCGGCGCACCCTCGCCGGACACAAGATCACCGGCGTCGTCCATCTGGCGGCGAAGAAACAGGTGGGCGAGTCGGTGGAGCTGCCCCTGCACTACTACCGGGAGAACGTCGAGGGTCTGCGCGTCCTGCTGGAGGCCGTGACAGCCGCCGGTGTGCCCACCTTCGTGTTCTCGTCCTCGGCCGCGGTGTACGGCATGCCGGACGTCGACCTGGTGACGGAGGAGACGCCGTGCGAGCCGATGAGCCCCTACGGCGAGACGAAGTTGGCCGGCGAGTGGCTGGTCAGAGCCACCGGCCGGGCCACCGGTCTGTCCACGGCCTGTCTGCGCTACTTCAACGTGGCGGGCGCGGCCCGTCCGGAGCTCGCGGACGTGGGCGTCTTCAACCTGATCCCGATGGTGTTCGAGAGGCTGACCGACAACGCGCCCCCGCGGATCTTCGGCGACGACTACGCGACCCCGGACGGCACCTGCGTCCGGGACTACATCCACGTGGTGGACCTGGCCGAGGCCCATGTGGCGGCCGCCCGCGCACTGCGCGCCGACCCCGGCCGCGACCTCACCCTCAACATCGGCCGCGGGGAGGGCGTCTCCGTCCGCGAGATGATCGACAGCGTCAACGCCCTCACCGGCTACGACCGTCACCCGACGGTCACCCCGCGCCGCCCGGGCGACCCGGCCCGCGTCGTGGCGTCGGCCGACCGCGCCGCCACCGAACTGGGCTGGAAGGCGAAGCACGACGTCCAGGACATGATCACGTCGGCCTGGGAGGGCTGGGTACGACGGCACCCCGGGGCGGCGCGCCACTAG
- a CDS encoding TetR/AcrR family transcriptional regulator, giving the protein MTTNPEEPQARPRRRTPAGAAVLRKDVTEAIRAAVFEELASVGYARMSIEGIARRAGVGKTAVYRRWRSKQHLVLDLVSAIAVQGLPAPDTGSLEGDLRLLYEVTSRALRHPVASQIIPDLQAEAARNPDIAEAMQKALREGQEGVASRIVVAAARRGEISPDADEDLALDLISGPLYWRSVVIRSPKLPKGYLGALARATAEALKAL; this is encoded by the coding sequence ATGACGACGAACCCAGAGGAGCCCCAGGCGCGTCCGCGCCGCCGGACCCCCGCGGGAGCCGCCGTGCTCCGGAAGGATGTGACGGAAGCCATCCGGGCGGCCGTCTTCGAGGAGCTCGCGTCCGTCGGCTACGCGCGGATGTCGATCGAGGGGATCGCGCGCCGCGCGGGCGTCGGCAAGACCGCGGTGTACCGCCGCTGGCGCTCCAAGCAGCACTTGGTCCTCGACCTGGTCTCGGCGATCGCGGTGCAGGGCCTGCCGGCGCCGGACACCGGCTCGCTGGAGGGCGATCTGCGGCTGCTGTACGAGGTGACCTCCCGTGCGCTGCGCCACCCCGTGGCCTCGCAGATCATCCCGGACCTCCAGGCCGAGGCGGCCCGCAATCCCGACATCGCCGAGGCCATGCAGAAGGCCCTCCGCGAGGGGCAGGAGGGCGTCGCCAGCAGGATCGTGGTGGCGGCCGCGCGACGCGGCGAGATCAGCCCCGACGCAGACGAGGATCTGGCCCTCGACCTGATCTCGGGGCCTCTGTACTGGCGTTCGGTGGTGATCCGCAGCCCGAAGCTGCCGAAGGGCTACCTGGGCGCGCTGGCCCGGGCGACGGCGGAGGCGCTCAAGGCACTGTGA
- a CDS encoding NAD-glutamate dehydrogenase — MQTKLDEAKAELLERAARVAENSPVGGHLPTGTADEGTPDPDTVLAFLQRYYLHTAPEDLTDRDPVDVFGAAFSHYRLAENRPQGTASVRVHTPTVEENGWTCSHSVVEVVTDDMPFLVDSVTNELTRQGRGIHVVIHPQMFVRRDVTGKLIEVLTAPVTDGLPHDAHTESWIHVEIDRETDRADLKQITAELLRVLSDVRETVEDWDKMRDAAMRMADELPKEPVASDLRGQDIEEARELLRWLAADHFTFLGYREYQLRDDDSLAAVPGTGLGILRSDPHHASDESHPVSPSFERLPADARAKAREHKLLVLTKANSRATVHRPSYLDYIGVKKFDEQGNVVGERRFLGLFSSAAYTESVRRVPVIRRKVEEVLERAGFSPNSHDGRDLLQILETYPRDELFQTPADELQSIVTSVLYLQERRRLRLYLRQDEYGRYYSALVYLPRDRYTTGVRLRIIDLLKEELGGTSVDFTAWNTESILSRLHFVVRVPQGTELAQLSDADKERIEARLVEAARSWADGFAEALNAELGEERAAELLRRYGNAFPEGYKADHNPRAAVADLVHIERLTEAQEHSGKDFALSLYEPVGAAPEERRFKIYRKGDAVSLSAVLPVLSRLGVEVTDERPYELRCSDRSVAWVYDFGLRMPQTQNGGGDYLGDDARERFQEAFAATWTGKAENDGFNALVLSAGLGWRQAMVLRAYAKYLRQAGSTFSQDYMEDTLRNNVHTTRLLVSLFEARMSPDRQRAGHELVDALLEELEAALDQVASLDEDRILRSFLTVIKATLRTNFFQEAAGGKPHAYVSMKFDPQAIPDLPAPRPAFEIWVYSPQVEGVHLRFGKVARGGLRWSDRKEDFRTEILGLVKAQMVKNTVIVPVGAKGGFVAKQLPDPSVDRDAWLAEGIASYKTFISALLDITDNMVAGEVVPPADVVRHDEDDTYLVVAADKGTATFSDIANGVAEQYNFWLGDAFASGGSAGYDHKGMGITARGAWESVKRHFRELGVDTQTEDFTVVGIGDMSGDVFGNGMLLSEHIRLVAAFDHRHIFLDPTPDAAASYAERRRVFELPRSSWADYNSELISAGGGVFPRSAKAIPVNAHIRQALGIEDKVSKMTPADLMKAILRAPVDLLWNGGIGTYVKASTESHADVGDKANDPIRVDGADLRVKVVGEGGNLGLTQLGRIEFALHGGKINTDAIDNSAGVDTSDHEVNIKILLNGLVADGDMTVKQRNKQLAEMTDEVGGLVLRNNYAQNTAIANALAQSKDMLHAQQRYMRHLVREGLLDRALEFLPTDRQIRERLGAGQGLTSPETAVLLAYTKITVAEELLHTSLPDDPYLRGLLHTYFPAALREKFADRIDGHPLNREITTTVLVNDTVNTGGTTYLHRLREETGASLEEIVRAQTVARTIFRSGAVWDGVEALDNTVEAAVQTRIRLHSRRLVERGTRWLLNNRPQPLQLAETVEFFSERVELVWAQLPKLLRGADLEWYQQIYDELTGVGVPDELATRVAGFSSAFPTLDIVSVADRMGKEPLDVADVYYDLADRLHITQLMDRIIELPRADRWQSMARASIREDLYAAHASLTADVLAVGNGTSTPEQRFKAWEERNAPILGRARTTLEEIQGSDAFDLANLSVAMRTMRTLLRTHS, encoded by the coding sequence ATGCAGACCAAGCTGGACGAAGCCAAGGCCGAGCTGCTCGAAAGGGCCGCCCGGGTTGCTGAGAACAGCCCGGTCGGTGGGCACCTACCGACCGGGACGGCGGACGAGGGCACTCCGGACCCGGACACCGTGCTCGCGTTCCTCCAGCGCTACTACCTGCACACCGCCCCGGAGGACCTCACCGACCGCGACCCGGTCGACGTCTTCGGAGCCGCTTTCTCGCACTACCGACTGGCCGAGAACCGCCCGCAGGGCACGGCCAGCGTGCGGGTCCACACCCCGACCGTCGAGGAGAACGGCTGGACCTGCAGCCACTCCGTCGTCGAGGTCGTCACCGACGACATGCCCTTCCTCGTGGACTCCGTGACGAACGAGCTGACCCGTCAGGGCCGCGGCATCCACGTCGTCATCCACCCGCAGATGTTCGTGCGCCGCGATGTCACCGGCAAGCTCATCGAGGTGCTCACCGCGCCCGTCACCGACGGTCTTCCGCACGACGCGCACACCGAGTCCTGGATCCACGTCGAGATCGACCGCGAGACCGACCGTGCCGACCTGAAGCAGATCACCGCCGAACTGTTGCGTGTCCTGTCCGACGTTCGCGAGACCGTCGAGGACTGGGACAAGATGCGGGACGCGGCGATGCGCATGGCCGACGAGCTGCCCAAGGAGCCCGTCGCGTCCGACCTGCGCGGCCAGGACATCGAGGAGGCCCGCGAGCTGCTGCGCTGGCTGGCCGCCGACCACTTCACCTTCCTCGGCTACCGCGAGTACCAGCTGCGCGACGACGACTCGCTCGCCGCGGTGCCCGGCACCGGTCTCGGCATACTGCGCTCGGACCCGCACCACGCGAGCGACGAGAGCCACCCCGTCAGCCCCTCCTTCGAGCGGCTGCCCGCCGACGCCCGCGCCAAGGCCCGCGAGCACAAGCTCCTCGTGCTGACCAAGGCCAACAGCCGTGCCACCGTGCACCGGCCGTCGTACCTCGACTACATCGGCGTCAAGAAGTTCGACGAGCAGGGCAACGTCGTCGGCGAGCGGCGCTTCCTCGGACTGTTCTCCTCCGCCGCCTACACCGAGTCCGTGCGCCGGGTGCCGGTCATCCGGCGCAAGGTCGAGGAGGTGCTGGAGCGCGCCGGGTTCTCGCCCAACAGCCATGACGGGCGCGATCTGCTGCAGATCCTGGAGACCTACCCGCGCGACGAGCTCTTCCAGACCCCGGCCGACGAACTGCAGTCCATCGTCACCTCGGTGCTGTACCTCCAGGAGCGCAGGCGGCTGCGCCTCTACCTCCGCCAGGACGAGTACGGGCGCTACTACTCCGCCCTCGTCTACCTTCCCCGCGACCGCTACACCACCGGTGTGCGGCTGCGGATCATCGACCTCCTGAAGGAGGAACTCGGCGGCACCAGCGTCGACTTCACGGCGTGGAACACCGAGTCGATCCTGTCCCGGCTGCACTTCGTGGTCCGGGTCCCGCAGGGCACCGAGCTGGCGCAGCTGTCCGACGCCGACAAGGAGCGCATCGAGGCCCGGCTGGTGGAGGCCGCCCGCTCGTGGGCCGACGGTTTCGCCGAGGCGCTCAACGCCGAGCTGGGCGAGGAGCGCGCGGCCGAGCTGCTGCGCCGCTACGGCAACGCCTTCCCGGAGGGCTACAAGGCCGACCACAACCCGCGTGCCGCGGTCGCCGACCTGGTGCACATCGAGCGGCTCACCGAAGCCCAGGAGCACAGCGGCAAGGACTTCGCGCTGAGCCTCTACGAGCCGGTGGGCGCCGCGCCCGAGGAGCGCCGGTTCAAGATCTACCGCAAGGGCGACGCGGTCTCCCTGTCCGCGGTGCTGCCGGTCCTCAGCCGGCTCGGCGTCGAGGTGACGGACGAGCGGCCGTACGAACTGCGCTGCTCGGACCGCAGTGTCGCCTGGGTCTACGACTTCGGCCTGCGCATGCCCCAGACGCAGAACGGCGGCGGTGACTACCTCGGCGACGACGCCCGCGAGCGTTTCCAGGAGGCGTTCGCCGCCACCTGGACCGGCAAGGCCGAGAACGACGGCTTCAACGCCCTGGTGCTCAGCGCCGGGCTGGGCTGGCGGCAGGCGATGGTGCTGCGGGCGTACGCGAAGTACCTGCGCCAGGCGGGTTCCACCTTCAGCCAGGACTACATGGAGGACACCCTCCGCAACAACGTGCACACCACCCGGCTGCTGGTGTCGCTGTTCGAGGCACGGATGTCGCCGGACCGGCAGCGCGCCGGACACGAACTCGTCGACGCCCTGCTGGAAGAGCTCGAGGCGGCGCTCGACCAGGTGGCGAGTCTCGACGAGGACCGGATCCTGCGGTCCTTCCTCACCGTCATCAAGGCGACCCTGCGGACGAACTTCTTCCAGGAGGCGGCGGGCGGCAAGCCGCACGCGTACGTCTCCATGAAGTTCGACCCGCAGGCGATCCCCGATCTGCCCGCGCCGCGCCCGGCCTTCGAGATCTGGGTGTACTCGCCGCAGGTGGAGGGCGTGCACCTGAGGTTCGGGAAGGTCGCCCGAGGCGGACTGCGCTGGTCCGACCGCAAGGAGGATTTCCGGACGGAGATCCTCGGCCTGGTGAAGGCGCAGATGGTGAAGAACACCGTCATCGTGCCGGTGGGCGCCAAGGGCGGCTTCGTCGCCAAGCAGCTGCCCGACCCGAGCGTGGACCGGGACGCCTGGCTGGCCGAGGGCATCGCCAGCTACAAGACGTTCATCTCAGCGCTGCTCGACATCACCGACAACATGGTGGCCGGCGAGGTCGTGCCCCCGGCGGACGTCGTCCGGCACGACGAGGACGACACCTACCTCGTGGTCGCCGCCGACAAGGGCACCGCGACCTTCTCCGACATCGCCAACGGCGTCGCGGAGCAGTACAACTTCTGGCTCGGCGACGCCTTCGCCTCCGGCGGCTCCGCCGGCTACGACCACAAGGGCATGGGCATCACCGCCCGCGGTGCCTGGGAGTCCGTCAAGCGGCACTTCCGGGAGCTGGGCGTGGACACCCAGACCGAGGACTTCACCGTCGTCGGCATCGGGGACATGTCGGGTGACGTGTTCGGCAACGGCATGCTGCTGTCCGAGCACATCCGCCTGGTCGCCGCCTTCGACCACCGGCACATCTTCCTCGACCCGACCCCGGACGCGGCCGCCTCCTACGCCGAGCGCCGCCGCGTCTTCGAGCTGCCGCGCTCCAGCTGGGCCGACTACAACAGCGAGCTGATCTCCGCGGGCGGCGGCGTCTTCCCCCGCAGCGCCAAGGCCATCCCGGTCAACGCGCACATCCGCCAGGCGCTGGGCATCGAGGACAAGGTGTCCAAGATGACCCCGGCCGACCTGATGAAGGCGATCCTCAGGGCGCCGGTCGACCTGCTGTGGAACGGCGGCATCGGTACGTACGTCAAGGCGTCGACGGAGTCCCACGCGGACGTCGGCGACAAGGCCAACGACCCGATCCGGGTCGACGGCGCCGACCTGCGGGTCAAGGTCGTCGGAGAGGGCGGCAACCTCGGTCTGACCCAGCTCGGCCGGATCGAGTTCGCGCTGCACGGCGGCAAGATCAACACCGATGCCATCGACAACAGCGCGGGCGTGGACACGTCCGACCACGAGGTGAACATCAAGATCCTGCTCAACGGTCTGGTCGCGGACGGCGACATGACGGTCAAGCAGCGCAACAAGCAGCTCGCCGAGATGACCGACGAGGTCGGCGGACTGGTCCTGCGCAACAACTACGCGCAGAACACGGCGATCGCCAACGCCCTCGCCCAGTCCAAGGACATGCTCCACGCGCAGCAGCGGTACATGCGCCACCTGGTGCGGGAGGGACTGCTGGACCGGGCGCTGGAGTTCCTGCCCACCGACCGCCAGATCCGCGAACGCCTCGGCGCCGGGCAGGGCCTGACCAGCCCCGAGACGGCCGTGCTGCTGGCGTACACGAAGATCACGGTCGCCGAGGAGCTGCTGCACACCTCACTGCCGGACGACCCGTATCTGCGCGGTCTGCTGCACACCTACTTCCCGGCCGCGCTGCGCGAGAAGTTCGCCGACCGGATCGACGGCCACCCGCTGAACCGTGAGATCACCACGACCGTCCTGGTCAACGACACGGTCAACACGGGCGGTACGACCTATCTGCACCGCCTGCGCGAGGAGACCGGCGCCTCGCTTGAGGAGATCGTCCGCGCCCAGACCGTGGCCCGCACGATCTTCCGTTCGGGCGCGGTGTGGGACGGGGTGGAGGCGCTGGACAACACGGTCGAGGCCGCCGTCCAGACCCGTATCCGGCTGCACTCGCGCCGCCTGGTGGAGCGCGGCACACGCTGGCTGCTCAACAACCGGCCGCAGCCGCTGCAGCTCGCCGAGACGGTGGAGTTCTTCTCCGAGCGCGTCGAGCTGGTCTGGGCGCAGCTGCCGAAGCTGCTGCGCGGCGCGGACCTGGAGTGGTACCAGCAGATCTACGACGAGCTGACGGGCGTGGGTGTCCCGGACGAACTGGCCACGCGGGTGGCCGGGTTCTCGTCCGCCTTCCCGACGCTCGACATCGTCTCGGTGGCCGACCGCATGGGCAAGGAGCCGCTGGACGTCGCCGACGTCTACTACGACCTCGCCGACCGGCTCCACATCACCCAGCTCATGGACCGCATCATCGAGCTGCCCCGCGCCGACCGCTGGCAGTCCATGGCCCGCGCCTCGATCCGCGAGGACCTGTACGCGGCCCACGCGTCCCTGACCGCCGACGTGCTCGCCGTGGGCAACGGCACCTCGACCCCCGAGCAGCGCTTCAAGGCGTGGGAGGAGAGGAACGCGCCGATTCTGGGCCGGGCGCGCACGACCCTTGAGGAGATCCAGGGCTCGGATGCCTTCGACCTGGCGAACCTGTCGGTGGCGATGCGGACGATGCGGACACTGCTGCGCACGCATTCCTAG
- a CDS encoding YncE family protein — protein MRRRSTSTATALAVLFSSAALAAGTAGVAAADSARVLPVKSVGDIVVDGVHRRVYLSDPTGGKIVVTDYAGAVKATLTGLPGVTGLALSADSGQVYAAVKGSDRIVSVETQTYTQTASYELGADAPSDLEVVDGRVWFGYGSNLGSLDLSTAEPVVHLDQKADAGFFTGPMLLGSDPAAPGVLVAGSGGTLAVYDVSADGAVLRVKGSMDTSVKQLDLTPDGGQVITSWDGTGNGYGLPAYSTTDLTEVASYPIDAYPNAVAVAPDGSVAGGSFSWYEPDVHIHRPGDLTSVREYDFPNTGDSSGADTLVDGALAWAPDAGRVLAVSVNTAGTYTLRAMTDPTKELPTLKVSAPATSARAKKLTVTGKLTSKVPLAAGTGLTVTRTDIESPNGKTLPAATTKADGSFSFTDTPPAGGKVTYKVSYAGDATHATAVGSDSVQVSRKATALSLTNNGKLYSYGKDVSFTAHLGTTYKNRTVEIYADPFGTDKPKKLLKKARVNSHGNLSATVDMTRDTTVTAVFAGDARYAGKTTKSTAYARARISTSVSKHYRTGRIGSTKYYYFRKNTDPVFTTTMNYYAGRKQRFELEVYYQGRWYDSGSEYFALGTSGKSAVRLEAPGESGIRARMRSSYINGSSGDTVNSTTYGPWKYMAFTN, from the coding sequence GTGCGCAGGCGCAGCACTTCTACCGCGACGGCACTCGCGGTTCTCTTCAGCTCCGCGGCGCTCGCCGCGGGTACGGCGGGGGTGGCGGCGGCCGACTCCGCCAGGGTTCTTCCGGTGAAGTCCGTGGGCGACATCGTCGTGGACGGGGTCCACCGGCGCGTGTACCTGTCCGATCCGACCGGCGGCAAGATCGTGGTCACCGACTACGCGGGCGCGGTCAAGGCGACCCTCACCGGACTGCCCGGTGTGACGGGCCTGGCGCTGTCAGCCGACTCCGGCCAGGTGTACGCGGCCGTCAAGGGCAGCGACCGGATCGTCTCGGTGGAGACGCAGACGTACACCCAGACCGCGAGCTACGAACTGGGCGCCGACGCTCCGTCCGACCTGGAGGTCGTCGACGGCCGCGTCTGGTTCGGCTACGGCTCGAACCTCGGCTCGCTCGACCTCTCCACCGCCGAACCGGTCGTGCACCTGGACCAGAAGGCGGACGCCGGCTTCTTCACCGGCCCGATGCTGCTGGGCTCCGATCCGGCCGCGCCGGGCGTCCTGGTGGCCGGCAGCGGCGGCACGCTCGCGGTGTACGACGTCTCGGCCGACGGTGCCGTGCTGCGGGTCAAGGGCAGCATGGACACCTCCGTGAAGCAGCTGGACCTGACGCCCGACGGCGGCCAGGTCATCACCTCCTGGGACGGCACCGGCAACGGGTACGGCCTCCCCGCCTACTCGACCACCGACCTGACGGAGGTGGCGAGTTACCCGATCGACGCCTACCCGAACGCCGTGGCCGTCGCGCCCGACGGCAGTGTCGCGGGCGGCAGCTTCTCCTGGTACGAGCCCGACGTCCACATCCACCGTCCCGGTGACCTGACGTCGGTACGGGAGTACGACTTCCCCAACACCGGCGACAGCAGCGGCGCCGACACCCTCGTGGACGGCGCGCTGGCCTGGGCGCCGGACGCCGGCCGGGTGCTCGCCGTCTCCGTGAACACCGCCGGCACGTACACCCTGCGTGCCATGACCGACCCCACCAAGGAGCTGCCGACCCTCAAGGTGTCGGCGCCCGCGACGTCGGCCCGGGCCAAGAAGCTCACCGTCACCGGCAAGCTCACCTCGAAGGTGCCGCTCGCCGCGGGCACCGGTCTGACGGTGACCCGTACGGACATCGAGTCGCCGAACGGCAAGACCCTGCCCGCCGCCACGACGAAGGCCGACGGCAGCTTCTCCTTCACGGACACCCCGCCCGCCGGCGGCAAGGTCACCTACAAGGTGTCCTACGCGGGCGACGCCACGCACGCCACCGCCGTGGGCTCCGACAGCGTGCAGGTCTCCCGCAAGGCGACCGCGCTGAGCCTGACCAACAACGGCAAGCTGTACTCGTACGGCAAGGACGTCTCCTTCACGGCGCACCTCGGCACCACGTACAAGAACCGCACGGTCGAGATCTACGCGGACCCCTTCGGTACCGACAAGCCGAAGAAGCTGCTGAAGAAGGCCAGGGTCAACTCGCACGGCAACCTGTCGGCGACCGTCGACATGACGCGTGACACCACCGTCACCGCCGTCTTCGCCGGGGACGCCCGCTACGCCGGCAAGACCACGAAGTCGACCGCCTACGCCCGGGCGAGGATCTCCACCTCCGTCTCCAAGCACTACAGGACGGGCAGGATCGGCTCCACGAAGTACTACTACTTCCGCAAGAACACCGACCCGGTGTTCACCACCACCATGAACTACTACGCGGGCCGCAAGCAGCGGTTCGAGCTCGAGGTCTACTACCAGGGCCGCTGGTACGACTCCGGGTCGGAGTACTTCGCCCTCGGCACCAGCGGCAAGTCGGCCGTACGCCTGGAGGCCCCGGGCGAGTCCGGCATCCGCGCCCGGATGCGCTCGTCGTACATCAACGGCTCCTCCGGCGACACGGTCAACTCCACGACGTACGGGCCCTGGAAGTACATGGCCTTCACCAACTGA
- a CDS encoding ABC transporter ATP-binding protein, protein MAEHTEYPCESDGERVPTVVVDKVDIVYRVNGTGAGRGSATAALNRMLRREKAERAAGVRTVHAVRNVSFAAYRGEAIGLIGSNGSGKSTLLKAVAGLLPVENGRIHTDGQPSLLGVNAALMNDLTGERNVYLGGLAMGMSREQVKERYQEIVDFSGINEKGDFITLPMRTYSSGMAARLRFSIAAAKDHDVLLVDEALATGDASFRKRSEARIRELREHAGTVFLVSHNNKSIRDTCDRVLWLERGELRMDGPTEEVLEAYEAFSGGPEKPRPKPRPKKAPPKAPEQVRDTIEDTKVPLSS, encoded by the coding sequence GTGGCTGAGCACACCGAGTACCCCTGCGAGAGCGACGGCGAGCGCGTCCCCACCGTCGTCGTCGACAAGGTCGACATCGTCTACCGGGTCAACGGCACCGGAGCCGGCCGCGGTTCCGCCACCGCCGCCCTCAACCGCATGCTGCGCCGCGAGAAGGCGGAGCGGGCCGCGGGCGTGCGCACGGTGCACGCCGTCAGGAACGTGTCCTTCGCCGCGTACCGGGGCGAGGCGATCGGTCTGATCGGCAGCAACGGCTCGGGCAAGTCGACGCTGCTCAAGGCGGTCGCGGGCCTGCTGCCGGTGGAGAACGGCCGTATCCACACCGACGGGCAGCCCTCCCTGCTCGGCGTCAACGCGGCCCTGATGAACGACCTCACCGGCGAGCGCAACGTCTACCTCGGCGGCCTGGCCATGGGGATGTCCCGCGAGCAGGTCAAGGAGCGCTACCAGGAGATCGTCGACTTCTCCGGCATCAACGAGAAGGGCGACTTCATCACCCTGCCGATGCGCACCTACTCCTCCGGCATGGCGGCCCGGCTGCGCTTCTCCATCGCCGCCGCCAAGGACCACGACGTCCTGCTCGTCGACGAGGCGCTGGCCACCGGTGACGCCTCCTTCCGGAAGCGGTCCGAGGCCCGTATCCGCGAACTGCGCGAACACGCCGGCACCGTCTTCCTGGTCAGCCACAACAACAAGTCGATCCGCGACACCTGCGACCGCGTGCTGTGGCTGGAGCGCGGCGAACTGCGCATGGACGGACCCACCGAGGAGGTCCTGGAGGCGTACGAGGCGTTCTCCGGCGGCCCGGAGAAGCCCAGGCCGAAGCCCCGGCCGAAGAAAGCTCCCCCGAAGGCCCCCGAGCAGGTCCGGGACACGATCGAGGACACGAAGGTGCCGCTCTCGTCGTGA
- a CDS encoding ABC transporter permease, whose product MSQVLHTPPPTPAPADDDLAALAARHGLSVSGARPSLPEYVRQLWDRRHFIAAFSTAKLTSQYSQAKLGQVWQVMTPLLNAAVYYFIFGVLLQTKKGVPDYIPFLVTGVFIWTFTQSSIMSGTRAIAGNLGLVRALHFPRAALPISFVLQQLQQLLFSMAALVVILLCFGVPVAASWVLAIPALVLQFTFNAGVSMIVARLGAKTPDIAQLMPFVLRTWMYISGVMWSIDHLLQRHTGLPSWVAPTLQANPPAVYIDLMRYALIDSFHSSQLPAHVWLLAAGWALLAGVGGFIYFWKAEETYGRG is encoded by the coding sequence GTGAGCCAGGTCCTCCACACACCGCCCCCGACGCCGGCCCCGGCCGACGACGATCTCGCGGCCCTCGCCGCCCGCCACGGCCTCTCGGTCAGCGGCGCCCGCCCCTCCCTGCCGGAGTACGTCCGCCAGTTGTGGGACCGGCGCCACTTCATCGCGGCCTTCTCCACCGCCAAGCTCACCTCGCAGTACAGCCAGGCGAAGCTGGGCCAGGTCTGGCAGGTGATGACCCCCCTGCTGAACGCGGCGGTCTACTACTTCATCTTCGGCGTGCTGCTGCAGACCAAGAAGGGCGTGCCGGACTACATCCCGTTCCTGGTCACGGGCGTGTTCATCTGGACGTTCACGCAGAGCTCGATCATGTCGGGCACCCGGGCCATCGCGGGCAACCTCGGTCTCGTCCGGGCACTGCACTTCCCGCGGGCCGCGCTGCCCATCTCGTTCGTCCTCCAGCAGCTCCAGCAGCTGCTGTTCTCGATGGCCGCCCTGGTCGTCATCCTGCTCTGCTTCGGCGTGCCGGTCGCCGCCTCCTGGGTGCTGGCGATCCCGGCCCTGGTCCTCCAGTTCACCTTCAACGCGGGCGTCTCGATGATCGTGGCCCGGCTGGGGGCCAAGACGCCGGACATCGCGCAGCTGATGCCGTTCGTGCTGCGCACCTGGATGTACATCTCCGGCGTGATGTGGAGCATCGACCACCTGCTCCAGCGGCACACCGGCCTGCCGTCCTGGGTGGCGCCCACGCTGCAGGCCAACCCGCCCGCCGTCTACATCGACCTCATGCGGTACGCGCTGATCGACAGCTTCCACTCGAGCCAGCTGCCGGCCCACGTGTGGCTGCTCGCCGCGGGCTGGGCGCTGCTCGCCGGAGTCGGCGGCTTCATCTACTTCTGGAAGGCTGAGGAGACGTACGGCCGTGGCTGA